In one Nomascus leucogenys isolate Asia unplaced genomic scaffold, Asia_NLE_v1 001037F_58509_qpd_obj, whole genome shotgun sequence genomic region, the following are encoded:
- the LOC100595290 gene encoding leucine-rich repeat-containing protein 70, producing MCGLQFSLPCLRLFLVVTCYLLLLLHKEILGCSSVCQLCTGRQINCRNLGLSSIPKNFPESTVFLYLTGNNISYINESELTGLHSLVALYLDNSNILYVYPKAFVQLRHLYFLFLNHNFIKRLDPGIFKGLLNLRNLYLQSNQVSFVPRGVFNDLVSVQYLNLQRNRLTVLGSGTFVGMVALRILDLSNNNILRISESGFQHLENLACLYLESNNLTKVPSNAFEVLKSLRRLSLSHNPIKAIQPFAFKGLVSLEYLLLKNSRIRNVTRDGFSGINNLKHLILSHNDLENLNSDTFSLLKNLIYLKLDRNRIISIDNDTFENMGASLKILNLSFNNLTDLHPRVLKPLSSLIHLQANSNPWECNCKLLGLRDWLASSAITLNIYCQNPPSMRGRALRYINITNCVTSSINVSRAWAVVKSPHIHHKTTALMMAWHKVTTNGSPLENTETENITFWERIPTSPAGRFFQENAFGNPLETTAVLPVQIQLTTSVTLNLEKNSALPIDAASMSGKTSLICTQEVEKLNEAFDILLAFFILACVLIIFLIYKVVQFKQKLKASENSRENRLEYYSFYQSAGYNVTASICNTSPNSLESPGLEQIRLHKQIVPENEAQVILFEHSAL from the coding sequence ATGTGTGGATTACAGTTTTCTCTGCCTTGCCTACGACTGTTTCTGGTTGTTACctgttatcttttattattactcCACAAAGAAATACTTGGATGTTCGTCTGTTTGTCAGCTCTGCACTGGGAGACAAATTAACTGCCGTAACTTAGGCCTTTCGAGTATTCCTAAGAATTTTCCTGAAAGTACAGTTTTTCTGTATCTGACTGGGaataatatatcttatataaatgAAAGTGAATTAACAGGACTTCATTCTCTTGTAGCATTGTATTTGGATAATTCTAACATTCTGTATGTATATCCAAAAGCCTTTGTTCAATTGAGGcatctatattttctatttctaaatcaTAATTTCATCAAACGCTTAGATCCTGGAATATTTAAGGGACTTTTAAATCTTCGTAATTTATATTTACAGTCTAATCAGGTATCTTTTGTTCCAAGAGGAGTATTTAATGATCTAGTTTCAGTTCAGTACTTAAATCTACAAAGGAATCGCCTCACTGTCCTTGGGAGCGGTACCTTTGTTGGTATGGTTGCTCTTCGGATACTTGATTTATCAAACAATAACATTTTGAGGATATCAGAATCAGGCTTTCAACATCTTGAAAACCTTGCTTGTTTGTATTTAGAAAGTAATAATTTAACAAAAGTACCATCAAATGCCTTTGAAGTACTTAAAAGTCTTAGAAGACTTTCTTTGTCTCATAATCCTATTAAAGCAATACAGCCCTTTGCATTTAAAGGACTTGTCAGTTTGGAATACCTCCTCCTGAAAAATTCAAGAATTAGAAATGTTACTAGGGATGGTTTTAGTGGAATTAATAATCTTAAACATTTGATCTTAAGTCATAATGATTTAGAGAATTTAAATTCTGACACATTTAGTTTGTTAAAGAATTTAATTTACCTTAAGTTAGATAGAAACAGAATAATTAGCATTGATAAtgatacatttgaaaatatgggAGCATCTTTGAAGATCCTTAATCTGTCATTTAATAATCTTACAGACTTGCATCCAAGGGTCCTTAAGCCATTGTCTTCATTGATTCATCTTCAGGCAAATTCTAATCCTTGGGAATGTAACTGCAAACTTTTGGGCCTTCGAGACTGGCTAGCATCTTCAGCCATTACTCTAAACATCTATTGTCAGAATCCCCCATCCATGCGTGGCAGAGCATTACGTTATATTAACATTACAAATTGTGTTACGTCTTCAATAAATGTATCCAGAGCTTGGGCTGTTGTAAAATCTCCTCATATTCATCACAAGACTACTGCGCTAATGATGGCCTGGCATAAAGTAACCACAAATGGCAGTCCTCTGGAAAATACTGAGACTGAGAACATTACTTTCTGGGAACGAATTCCTACTTCACCTGCTGGTAGATTTTTTCAAGAGAATGCCTTTGGTAATCCATTAGAGACTACAGCAGTGTTACCTGTGCAAATACAACTTACTACTTCTGTTACCTTGAACTTGGAAAAAAACAGTGCTCTACCGATTGATGCTGCTTCAATGTCAGGGAAAACATCTCTAATTTGTACACAAGAAGTTGAGAAGTTGAATGAGGCTTTTGACATTTTGTTAGCTTTTTTCATCCTAGCTTgtgttttaatcatttttttgaTCTACAAAGTTGTTCagtttaaacaaaaactaaaggCATCAGAAAACTCAAGGGAAAATAGACTTGAATACTACAGCTTTTATCAGTCAGCAGGGTATAATGTAACTGCCTCAATTTGTAACACTTCCCCAAATTCTCTAGAAAGTCCTGGCTTGGAGCAGATTCGACTTCATAAACAAATTGTTCCTGAAAATGAGGCACAGGTCATTCTTTTTGAACATTCTGCTTTATGA